A stretch of DNA from Clostridiales bacterium:
CAATGCAAATCATTGTTTAGGTCCAAGCCGTCTTCTTCGTAATTTTGGGCTATATAGGCGTAGTTAATATGATGCTTAAAAATATATGACGAATAATTTTTTGTTTTTAGATCATTCAAAAATCTATCATACAGCAAATCAAACATTGGCTTGATGGTTTGATAATAAACTTCGGTAACTTGCGGGTTTTTGTAAATCAGCTCATAGTTTTCATCCATAATATCTTGCATTTTTTGATAGACTTCTTGGTCCATTGTAATATAGTCTTTGTCCAAGCTGTTGTTTATAATACTGTCGGTAATTTCTTTTATGATTCCCCTATTGGTTTGAGTATAGATTTTGGCGCCATAGTCTTCGCCCAAAACCTTAAAGACATCCTGCCTGTCCTTGCCCAAATAAGCTATTATATCGCTTATTCTTACTACGCAGCCCTCCAAAGTGCAGGGAACAAGGGATGATGAATAGTCGGGGTCTGTATAACAGCGCTCAACCATCTCGTCAAACTTTTCAAAATCATAAGGCCGCGAGGGCTTATAAATATCTTTGGGCTTTTCGCCGTTATGGCACAAAATCCCGTCTAATGTTTGCAAGCACAAATTTGACTTGGTGATTTTGTCCAATACCCTAACGCTGTGGACGTTATGGTTAAAATACCTGCCGGTATGCTTGTGGTAATTTTGGTTTAAAAATTCCTCGCCCTTATGCCCAAACGGCGTATGCCCTATGTCGTGCCCTAGGGCTATGGCCTCTAATAAGTCCAAATTTAAAGACAAAGCCTGCCCAATGGTGCGGGCTATGCGGGAAACATATTGAATATGCTGTCCGCGCCTTGTTATATCGTCGTTTTTGTAAAGCGAAAAAACTTGGGTTTTGTCAACATAACGGTTATAAAAAAGATTGTGGATAATCCTGTCCGTATCAACAATATACG
This window harbors:
- a CDS encoding HD domain-containing protein, whose protein sequence is MNQGLSDFVKNKLKAKAERRNNQYSTYAAKDFEAIRRKPSGSQSVYRTPYIVDTDRIIHNLFYNRYVDKTQVFSLYKNDDITRRGQHIQYVSRIARTIGQALSLNLDLLEAIALGHDIGHTPFGHKGEEFLNQNYHKHTGRYFNHNVHSVRVLDKITKSNLCLQTLDGILCHNGEKPKDIYKPSRPYDFEKFDEMVERCYTDPDYSSSLVPCTLEGCVVRISDIIAYLGKDRQDVFKVLGEDYGAKIYTQTNRGIIKEITDSIINNSLDKDYITMDQEVYQKMQDIMDENYELIYKNPQVTEVYYQTIKPMFDLLYDRFLNDLKTKNYSSYIFKHHINYAYIAQNYEEDGLDLNNDLH